A single Abditibacteriaceae bacterium DNA region contains:
- a CDS encoding 2Fe-2S iron-sulfur cluster-binding protein: protein MGKIIFIERDGDRHEVQAEEGSSLLEIASANKVHIEHECEGSCACTTCHVQIMSGEDELSEMEDPEANRLGMIPWQNFRSRLACQAIIEGDGDIEALIDPSREGGGHSH, encoded by the coding sequence ATGGGAAAAATTATTTTTATCGAACGTGATGGAGATCGTCACGAAGTGCAGGCCGAAGAAGGCTCGTCGTTGTTGGAGATTGCGTCGGCGAACAAGGTTCACATCGAACACGAATGCGAAGGCAGTTGCGCTTGCACGACGTGTCATGTCCAGATTATGAGCGGCGAGGATGAATTGTCGGAAATGGAAGACCCGGAAGCGAACCGTCTGGGTATGATTCCATGGCAGAATTTTCGCTCGCGCCTCGCGTGCCAGGCGATTATTGAAGGCGACGGCGACATCGAAGCACTTATCGACCCTTCGCGTGAAGGCGGCGGTCACAGCCATTAA
- the iscX gene encoding Fe-S cluster assembly protein IscX, translating to MKLDWTDSEDIGIALSEKFPDIDPLAVRFVDLRQWTLDLADFIGNPEQSNEPKLEAIQMAWYEEWKYNQES from the coding sequence ATGAAACTCGACTGGACAGATTCCGAAGACATTGGCATTGCGCTTTCCGAAAAATTCCCCGACATCGACCCGCTGGCGGTGCGCTTCGTCGATTTGCGTCAGTGGACGCTCGATTTGGCCGATTTCATCGGCAACCCGGAGCAATCGAACGAACCCAAGCTCGAAGCGATTCAGATGGCGTGGTACGAAGAGTGGA